In a single window of the Gossypium hirsutum isolate 1008001.06 chromosome D02, Gossypium_hirsutum_v2.1, whole genome shotgun sequence genome:
- the LOC121214539 gene encoding uncharacterized protein: MCQPFRRSMNVTGMSEQWVAAWIKQKGDSKCIPWKSLKDLILTYPDVRKRLDIFYLSIYGLVFFPKALGHVDEAVTDLFDRLDKKVTPIPTILAETFRSLSACRKAGEGRFIGCAQLLLAWFHYHFWKVDRVSYRVFSENYSPLKEIVATLRRDDISEEKWMSILQNLQEEDVEWRAPWLLPDEILYRCGNFDWVTLLGIWRAVGYASLKKIQDMSSAWKQTRRKRLVVGPMTTPEYNEWWVRRINDNIPKISQENSQSIEEYLRVVPSELEIIRQDFEGRNAELEKKIEQMEEEKMNLRLDIDVQKLETEKLRKGKNKVEEELDSLKTVYKKLRLSMKITGLVKTSEQWRAEIREEKDKADR; encoded by the exons atgtgccaaccttttcgAAGAAGCATGAATGTAacggggatgagtgagcagtgggttgctGCATGGATTAAGCAAAAAGGGGATAGCAAGTGCATTCCATGGAAGAGTTTAAAAGATTTAATTCTAACGTACCCAGATGTGAGGAAGAGGTTAGACATTTTTTATTTGAGTATATATGGTTTAGTTTTCTTCCCCAAAGCTTTGGGGCATGTTGATGAAGCAGTCACCGATTTATTTGACCGGCTTGATAAGAAGGTTACACCGATTCCGACGATTTTGGCAGAAACTTTcaggtcattgagtgcatgccgAAAGGCGGGTGagggtagattcattggatgtgcacagctccTACTCGCATGGTTTCACTatcacttttggaaggttgatCGGGTTTCCTATAGGGTTTTCTCCGAAAATTACTCGCCACTAAAGGAGATTGTAGCCACACTGAGGAGAGACGACATTTCGGAGGAGAAGTGGATGTcaattcttcagaatcttcaagAGGAGGATGTCGAGTGGAGGGCTCCATGGTTGCTTCCAGATGAGATCCTGTATAGGTGTGGTAATTTCGATTGGGTTACACTGCTTGGAATTTGGAGAGCTGTTGGATATGCCTCATT aaagaagattcaagatATGTCTAGCGCATGGAAACAAACTCGCCGGAAGAGGTTAGTAGTGGGTCCGATGACAACTCCTGAGTATAATGAATGGTGGGTTAGGAGAATCAACGATAATATACCTAAGATAAGTCAGGAAAATAGCCAATCAATAGAGGAATATTTACGGGTCGTCCcttctgagttggaaatcataagaCAAGATTTTGAAGGAAGAAAtgcagagttagaaaagaagatagaacaaatGGAGGAAGAGAAGATGAACTTAAGATTAGACATAGACGTTCAAAAGCTCGAAACTGAGAaattaagaaaagggaaaaacaaggttgAAGAGGAGTTGGATAGTTTGAAGACAGTATATAAAAAGTTACGACTGTCAATGAAAATTACCGGGTTGGTAAAAACTTCAGAACAGTGGCGAGCAGAAATTCGAGAGGAAAAGGACAAAGCCGATAGATGA
- the LOC107907990 gene encoding uncharacterized protein, with protein MEKLQFTTIPMSYRELYQNLFNAHLVSPYYLKPLQLPYPKWYDANAQCDYHAGIVGHSIEHCTTFKKLVERLIGMGVVKLDVLPNIKNLLPNHNDNGLNMICRNMGRGIKENIAEVKIPLRWVWKKMVERGLFVLDSKRSFEKVENYYEFYHEKGHEIQECAEFRALVQGMMDNKEMEFYEEVKEEGSICTSESMKAPRVAQPVVIISRPKNDEKTTKDQGVSADPEPVKGRAVTVEQKGKIAKPVLSINKPVKEEEAMEFLKFLKHSEYNLVEQLHKQPARISVLALLLNSEVHQNTLMKVLNETYVTNDISVDKLDRLVNNINADNFIFVNDDEIPPGGMGSTKALHITTRCKGLPFDSSHMKTCQNIVRVFDGIERKVMGRIEIPLLIGPTIYEVDFLVMDIKPSYNCLLGRPYIQLAGAVPSSLHQKLKLVSAGWLVTINAEEDIIAAVSNEALYVETNDESVECSF; from the exons ATGGAGAAGCTTCAATTCACGACGATTCCAATGTCGTATAGGGAGCTATatcagaatctattcaatgcacacCTGGTTTCCCCTTACTACTTGAAACCTCTGCAGCTTCCGTACCCCAAGTGGTACGATGCAAACGCACAATGCGATTATCACGCGGGAATCGTAGGACATTCCATAGAACATTGTACGACGTTCAAGAAGCTGGTTGAAAGACTCATAGGCATGGGCGTTGTTAAATTGGATGTTTTGCccaatataaaaaatttgttacCTAATCATAATGATAATGGATTGAACATGATATGCAGGAACATGGGTAGAGGAATCAAGGAAAATATCGCAGAAGTGAAAATTCCTTTGAGATGGGTCTGGAAGAAGATGGTAGAAAGAGGGTTGTTTGTTCTAGATTCGAAGAGAAGCTTTGAAAAGGTGGAAAACTACTATGAGTTCTATCACGAGAAGGGACACGAGATTCAGGAGTGTGCAGAATTTAGAGCCTTAGTTCAaggcatgatggataacaaggaaatggagttCTACGAAGAAGTTAAGGAAGAAGGGAGTATCTGCACATCTGAATCCATGAAGGCTCCAAGAGTAGCTCAGCCTGTGGTCATCATCTCGCGACCAAAGAATGATGAA AAGACTACAAAGGACCAGGGTGTGAGTGCCGATCCAGAACCTGTGAAAGGAAGGGCCGTAACAGTGgaacaaaaagggaaaatagcTAAGCCTGTGTTATCTATCAATAAGCCAGTGAAAGAGGAAGAAGCTATGGAATTCCTCAAATTTTtgaagcatagtgagtataatCTCGTTGAACAGTTGCACAAACAACCGGCTCGTATATCTGTACTAGCCTTACTCTTGAATTCAGAAGTGCACCAAAATACGTTGATGAAGGTGCTGAACGAGACCTATGTGACCAACGATATTTCTGTCGATAAATTAGATCGGTTGGTTAATAATATCAAtgctgataatttcatattcgtcaatgatgatgaaataccacctggGGGCATGGGGTCTACCAAGGCTTTGCATATCACTACACGATGCAAGGG GCTTCCCTTCGACAGCTCGCAcatgaaaacatgccaaaatatagtgagggtGTTTGATGGTATAGAAagaaaggtcatgggaagaattgagatacCCTTATTGATTGGCCCAACAATTTATGAGGTTGATTTTCTTGTGATGGACATCAAACCTTCCTACAATTGCTTATTAGGGAGACCATATATACAGTTAGCGGGGGCCGTAccgtcatcattacatcagaaatTGAAGTTAGTGTCAGCAGGTTGGCTGGTGACAATAAACGCCGAAGAGGATATTATAGCGGCTGTATCCAATGAGGCGTTGTATGTGGAGACCAATGACGAGTCAGTGGAATGCTCTTTTtga